A region from the Candidatus Cloacimonadota bacterium genome encodes:
- a CDS encoding SPOR domain-containing protein → MRSGIFIAVCLLFCSQIFCAKSALETKYKKAIDQQDRKKFEPELLDLATSCKDSLYGQFALLDLAKLNLLDRNYAEAVSYLKEIYSPLIEDKQYWLAKAYLKNEQYQLAIISAQIYIADSEDFHKVESAFFLMTEAYLMKGNYKKAYETLEELRVSKYISDNIPLLYFKLGNCQELLSDFTSALVYYKKLKQEFPYHQYSYMAEERIYKLKNEDKIDIDLSAFSSYLLVDPNKKPPDQNQNENKLYLQVGAFSSRQNANKLGSKIKTIGYSYSVFTKIKNSKKLNVVMVGPFPDETKLTSAMKKLEKNGIKSFLVKKYD, encoded by the coding sequence ATGAGATCGGGAATTTTTATAGCTGTATGTTTGCTGTTTTGTTCACAAATATTTTGTGCGAAATCTGCCCTGGAAACAAAATATAAGAAAGCAATCGATCAGCAGGATAGAAAGAAATTTGAGCCTGAACTACTTGATCTGGCAACTTCCTGCAAAGACAGTCTATACGGACAATTCGCCTTGCTTGATCTGGCAAAACTGAATCTGCTGGATCGAAATTATGCTGAAGCTGTTTCCTACCTTAAAGAGATTTATTCTCCACTAATCGAAGATAAACAATATTGGCTGGCAAAAGCCTATCTGAAAAATGAGCAGTATCAGCTGGCAATTATTTCCGCTCAAATTTATATTGCTGATTCGGAAGATTTTCATAAAGTAGAATCTGCTTTTTTCCTGATGACGGAAGCTTATCTGATGAAAGGTAACTACAAAAAAGCGTATGAAACTTTGGAAGAATTACGTGTTTCCAAGTATATAAGCGACAATATTCCACTGCTTTATTTCAAATTGGGAAATTGCCAGGAACTGCTTTCCGACTTCACTTCAGCACTGGTTTATTACAAAAAATTGAAACAGGAATTTCCTTATCATCAATACAGCTACATGGCAGAAGAACGAATTTATAAACTAAAAAATGAAGATAAAATCGACATTGATCTTTCCGCTTTCAGTTCCTATTTACTGGTCGATCCTAATAAGAAACCACCTGATCAAAATCAAAATGAAAACAAACTTTATCTCCAGGTTGGAGCGTTCAGTTCCAGGCAAAATGCCAATAAACTGGGAAGCAAAATTAAAACTATCGGTTACAGTTATTCTGTTTTTACCAAGATAAAAAATAGTAAGAAACTAAATGTGGTCATGGTCGGTCCTTTTCCGGATGAAACAAAACTGACAAGTGCCATGAAAAAGTTGGAAAAGAACGGCATAAAATCTTTCCTGGTAAAAAAATACGACTAA
- a CDS encoding U32 family peptidase, producing MELLSPAGNIEKLKYAINYGAAAVYAAGRNFGLRAKSTNFSKEELIEAVDFCHSKNKKIYITVNIFAHNSDIDDLPEYLKFLQDIKVDALIISDPAVFSLAKEFAPQIPIHISTQANVTSWKSAEFWYKQGAKRIILARELTISEIREIHEKVPEVELEMFVHGAMCMSYSGRCLLSSYLNARSANQGECTQPCRWEYHLSEPSRPGEFFNISEDEQGTYLMNSKDLRLIERLLEIRQAGISSIKIEGRMKSLYYVANATRIYREALGRIEQNKSIDQELIAELDKISHRHYSEAFFDVFDSSQTQYHGDSAYIRTHQFLGNIIETSGNKIKAAMRAKFKVGDEIEIIFPNRKDDMKWIVDNILDEEDNPLEFTKPNTIIKIILPKKVPAHGILRKKVGCDKG from the coding sequence ATGGAGCTTCTATCTCCAGCAGGAAATATAGAAAAACTTAAATACGCAATAAATTACGGTGCCGCTGCTGTTTACGCAGCAGGAAGGAATTTTGGACTTCGTGCAAAAAGCACAAATTTTTCGAAAGAAGAACTCATCGAAGCTGTTGATTTTTGCCATTCCAAAAATAAGAAAATCTACATTACCGTAAACATTTTTGCACACAACTCTGATATCGATGATTTACCTGAATATTTAAAATTCTTGCAAGATATCAAAGTTGATGCTCTTATTATTTCCGATCCTGCAGTATTTTCATTGGCAAAAGAGTTTGCTCCTCAAATTCCAATTCATATCAGCACTCAAGCAAACGTAACTTCCTGGAAATCTGCTGAATTCTGGTATAAACAGGGAGCAAAACGAATAATTTTAGCTCGGGAATTAACGATTTCCGAAATTAGAGAAATTCATGAAAAAGTACCAGAAGTTGAACTGGAAATGTTTGTTCATGGTGCCATGTGTATGTCCTATTCTGGCCGTTGCCTGCTCAGTTCTTATTTGAATGCGCGATCTGCCAACCAAGGTGAATGCACACAACCTTGCCGTTGGGAATATCATCTTTCCGAACCTTCCCGTCCGGGAGAATTTTTCAATATTTCGGAAGATGAACAAGGAACTTATCTGATGAATTCCAAAGATCTTCGTTTGATTGAACGATTGTTGGAAATCAGACAAGCGGGAATTTCCAGCATAAAGATCGAAGGCAGAATGAAGAGCCTCTATTATGTGGCAAATGCTACGCGAATTTATCGCGAAGCTTTAGGAAGAATTGAACAAAATAAATCCATTGATCAAGAATTAATCGCTGAACTTGATAAGATCAGTCATCGGCATTATTCAGAAGCTTTCTTTGATGTATTCGATTCTTCACAAACTCAATATCACGGAGATTCTGCCTATATTCGAACTCATCAATTCCTGGGAAATATCATCGAAACAAGCGGCAATAAAATAAAAGCTGCGATGCGCGCTAAATTCAAAGTGGGAGATGAAATAGAGATCATCTTCCCAAACAGAAAAGACGACATGAAGTGGATAGTAGATAATATTTTAGATGAAGAAGATAATCCCTTGGAATTTACCAAACCAAATACGATTATTAAAATTATCTTGCCAAAAAAAGTGCCTGCTCATGGAATCCTAAGAAAAAAAGTTGGTTGTGATAAAGGATAA
- the rho gene encoding transcription termination factor Rho codes for MIDEERNLFQWTMVELKKLAKELEIEDITGLKKNDLLHKIFEMEATQEGLAFVYGCLEVVDDGYGFLRFKKNNYTHGRNDIYVSSSQIKRFGLRKGHMVAGPARAPKDEEKYFALIRVDSINKGDPEEVRDVRYFDKLTPYYPEERLILETDKDNISTRVIDLFTPIGKGQRGLIVAAPRTGKTVLMQNIANAILTNHKEVYVIVLLVDERPEEVTEMRKILIPENSEVVSSTFDEQPRNHIQVAEMAIEKAKKKVEKGHDVVIMLDSITRLARAYNMAQPSSGRVLSGGLDAGSLHRPKKFFGAARNTLEQGSLTIIATALVDTGSRMDQVIFEEFKGTGNMELVLDRSISDLRMYPAVDLVKSGTRREELLLTKEEVQRMFVLRQFLKGMSPLKGIEMLKTKMQATKSNAELLRVMSR; via the coding sequence ATGATTGACGAAGAAAGAAATCTTTTTCAATGGACAATGGTTGAATTAAAGAAATTGGCCAAAGAATTAGAAATAGAAGATATAACGGGTTTGAAAAAGAATGATCTTCTACATAAAATATTTGAAATGGAAGCAACTCAGGAAGGCCTGGCTTTTGTTTATGGCTGTTTAGAGGTTGTTGATGATGGTTATGGTTTTCTTAGATTCAAGAAGAATAATTATACTCATGGACGTAACGATATTTACGTTTCCAGTTCTCAGATAAAGAGATTCGGACTAAGAAAGGGCCACATGGTTGCAGGTCCGGCTCGTGCACCAAAAGATGAAGAAAAATATTTTGCACTTATTCGAGTTGATTCTATTAATAAGGGAGATCCTGAAGAAGTTCGTGATGTTCGTTATTTTGATAAATTAACACCTTACTATCCTGAAGAAAGACTGATATTGGAAACAGATAAAGATAATATTTCCACTCGTGTCATAGATCTATTTACACCGATTGGAAAAGGACAGAGAGGGCTGATAGTTGCTGCACCAAGAACCGGTAAAACTGTTCTGATGCAGAATATTGCAAACGCAATTCTTACAAATCACAAAGAAGTTTATGTGATAGTGCTCTTGGTAGATGAACGACCCGAAGAAGTGACCGAAATGAGGAAAATACTTATTCCCGAAAATTCGGAAGTTGTCAGTTCTACTTTTGATGAGCAGCCACGAAATCATATTCAAGTGGCAGAAATGGCAATTGAAAAAGCCAAGAAAAAAGTGGAAAAGGGTCATGATGTTGTGATAATGCTGGATAGTATCACACGTTTAGCTCGAGCTTATAACATGGCTCAACCGTCCAGTGGCAGAGTTCTTTCCGGTGGTTTGGATGCAGGTTCGCTTCATAGACCAAAGAAATTCTTCGGAGCTGCACGTAATACCTTGGAACAGGGAAGCTTAACGATCATCGCAACAGCTCTGGTGGATACCGGAAGTAGAATGGATCAGGTTATCTTTGAAGAATTTAAAGGAACAGGAAATATGGAACTTGTTCTGGATCGTTCCATCAGTGATCTGCGCATGTATCCAGCTGTTGATCTGGTTAAATCTGGTACAAGAAGAGAAGAATTACTACTTACCAAAGAAGAAGTTCAGCGTATGTTCGTACTGCGTCAATTCCTGAAAGGAATGAGTCCACTCAAAGGTATCGAAATGCTGAAAACCAAAATGCAGGCAACCAAAAGCAATGCTGAATTACTGAGGGTGATGAGTCGTTAA
- a CDS encoding T9SS type A sorting domain-containing protein, giving the protein MKKSLLLIGLLVFSAVAFATTIYDIQYTTDPGPDGFYPSPMEGETVTVTGIVTGENYNQDNKFFMTDPGGGAWHGIYVYDYQVGPSLGDEVEVTGTVTEYYGLTELGYCTINILSQGNDVPDPIQVSTLDLVVPALAEQYEGCLVSVSDVEVTAEQDDYGQWYIDDGSGECQVDDGFFYLDSVTPPIVITMGMTWDMIIGCVDFSYDEYGLNPRTPDDLIEVLSTHPNSIPNNSEFVGCYPNPFNPQTTAYLNLGEDAHISLSVYNLKGEKVRTLVNENLTAGEHHISWNGKNDNNREVTSGMYFMHAESNNSDFTSVKKVILLK; this is encoded by the coding sequence ATGAAAAAAAGTCTATTATTAATTGGTTTGTTGGTCTTTTCTGCTGTAGCATTTGCTACCACAATTTACGATATCCAGTATACGACCGATCCAGGTCCTGACGGATTTTATCCTTCTCCAATGGAAGGTGAAACCGTAACTGTTACAGGAATTGTTACAGGAGAAAATTATAATCAAGATAACAAATTTTTTATGACAGATCCGGGTGGCGGAGCCTGGCATGGAATTTATGTCTATGATTACCAAGTTGGACCATCTTTAGGTGATGAAGTAGAAGTTACCGGTACTGTAACTGAATATTACGGATTAACAGAACTTGGATATTGTACGATCAATATTCTAAGCCAGGGTAATGACGTACCAGATCCAATCCAAGTTTCTACTTTAGATTTAGTTGTTCCAGCCTTAGCCGAACAATATGAAGGTTGCCTTGTTTCGGTATCTGATGTAGAAGTTACAGCCGAACAAGATGATTACGGTCAGTGGTACATCGATGATGGCAGTGGAGAATGCCAGGTAGATGACGGCTTTTTCTATTTGGATTCAGTAACTCCACCGATAGTTATCACAATGGGTATGACCTGGGATATGATTATTGGTTGTGTAGATTTCAGTTATGATGAATATGGATTAAATCCCAGAACTCCGGACGACCTGATCGAAGTTCTATCTACACATCCAAATAGTATTCCGAATAACAGCGAATTTGTAGGTTGCTATCCAAATCCGTTCAACCCACAAACTACTGCTTATCTCAATCTTGGCGAAGATGCACATATTTCTCTTTCAGTTTACAATTTGAAAGGTGAAAAAGTGAGAACTCTGGTTAATGAAAATTTAACTGCAGGAGAGCATCACATTTCCTGGAATGGCAAGAATGACAACAATCGCGAAGTAACAAGCGGCATGTATTTTATGCATGCAGAATCAAATAACAGCGATTTCACAAGCGTTAAGAAAGTCATCTTATTAAAATAG
- a CDS encoding TonB-dependent receptor: protein MKNRLLVLCFLLICSSLLIAQTGKLAGKITAEDSGNALEGVSVFLEDTEIGTYTQEKGNFIITDIPVGEYNLFVSLMGYAQQTKTIEIDDDLTTVVNFALKRSAVKIEGLKVSANRAIARETPVSFTDISEETIKEKYTTGDMPQMLDDIPGLFSTTSGMGEAEITMRGFDANKIQVLINGIPVNDPESQVVYWSNWTGLSSNVKSVQVQRGAGASLYGSGAFGGSVNIETMGTANNSEFTIRSSSGYYTTDGKSATSKGEMEDYNPINYNLMLKYASGLLYNDKFKFDVTVERKAGDYYIRGTEYDGWSFGFEAENRLADHVINTSFIAAPQSHNQARSTYDPELGKFLGREFNFTNHKWQENSYFKPQLSIRDRWSFSPDAYLMTNIFATSGNGYGSYANNIVFNARNGEILERDLQTADLERKLFGRYAYWLYNQTGYMTEGLEIIDAGSYEYATFDWGGEVQNIYTGIDKLTDDTDHTSRMSSYNKHKQLGLNSYLEKDFTENLNLIAGIEGRYWMADHYKEGSDFLYYDPTDPDSVSSLGNYMRDYDYSSVVLNTSGFARTKLKIPFDSGIQSMNLMLDGQYAVYYSEVDENLIRYYDPIAGEYLDEGYYKTKDIQVSEWVYEPGGDSTQVWVNKFDKDDYNRTFKFFSPKFGLNVNLNKNWNVLTNYSIVYKEPRVSDWYDRDEGPGMNQADEFGNIIYELKPEKCATIEGGLGFKSDSFRFDATYYHAYYTDKIESATIGQGEQTNSATLNVGEATHQGLELALKGEIGNWDYNSSATFSKNRWGKLNDKYQEIFYENADDVEGKVVPFSPERMAAGGIGYTFHEMPLVGKLRIGLNSKWTDEYYTTYDNVYCKQLYYYDDNGDFVSIGEHTFVENPDGDGAYNYNPDTEEYFYVQSGGEYDREWILRSSKLPAFFELNGSISYDFFIGDNSASIKLNVNNITNKDDNYSKAYIGRAYGMTIIQEDGSDDDVVFGEGASSGNSEGGGYYPYLSPSPLLNIFLTIEYRF, encoded by the coding sequence ATGAAGAATAGACTTTTAGTTTTATGTTTTTTATTAATTTGTTCATCGTTGTTGATAGCTCAAACAGGTAAACTGGCAGGAAAGATAACTGCCGAAGATTCCGGTAATGCATTGGAAGGTGTTTCTGTTTTCTTGGAAGACACCGAAATAGGAACTTATACTCAGGAAAAGGGAAATTTTATTATCACCGATATTCCAGTTGGAGAATATAATCTCTTCGTAAGCCTGATGGGTTATGCACAGCAAACAAAAACTATCGAGATCGATGATGATCTCACAACAGTTGTCAATTTTGCACTCAAAAGAAGTGCTGTTAAGATTGAAGGCTTGAAAGTATCGGCAAATAGAGCTATCGCACGAGAAACTCCAGTTTCGTTTACCGATATCAGTGAGGAAACGATAAAAGAAAAATATACGACCGGTGATATGCCTCAAATGCTGGATGATATTCCAGGATTGTTTTCCACAACATCGGGAATGGGAGAAGCCGAAATTACAATGCGAGGTTTTGATGCCAATAAAATTCAGGTATTGATTAACGGAATCCCTGTGAATGATCCTGAAAGCCAGGTTGTTTACTGGAGTAACTGGACAGGACTTTCTTCCAATGTGAAATCTGTTCAAGTACAAAGAGGTGCAGGTGCTTCCTTGTATGGCTCAGGAGCTTTTGGCGGATCGGTAAATATTGAAACAATGGGAACGGCAAATAATTCCGAATTCACAATCAGATCATCTTCCGGTTATTATACTACCGACGGAAAATCAGCAACCTCAAAAGGTGAAATGGAAGATTACAATCCGATCAATTATAATCTGATGCTGAAATATGCTTCCGGTTTACTTTATAATGATAAATTCAAATTTGATGTTACGGTGGAAAGAAAAGCAGGAGATTATTATATTCGAGGTACAGAATATGATGGTTGGTCTTTTGGTTTTGAAGCAGAAAACAGACTCGCTGATCATGTGATAAACACAAGTTTTATTGCTGCTCCGCAAAGTCATAACCAGGCGCGTTCCACTTACGATCCGGAACTTGGTAAATTTTTGGGAAGAGAATTCAATTTCACAAATCATAAATGGCAGGAAAACAGTTATTTCAAGCCGCAGCTTTCTATACGTGATCGCTGGTCGTTTTCTCCTGATGCTTATTTGATGACTAATATTTTTGCAACCAGCGGAAATGGTTACGGCAGTTATGCCAATAACATTGTTTTTAATGCCCGAAATGGAGAAATTTTAGAACGTGATTTGCAAACTGCAGATCTGGAAAGAAAACTTTTTGGCCGATATGCTTATTGGCTTTACAATCAAACCGGTTATATGACAGAAGGACTGGAAATAATTGATGCTGGTAGTTATGAATACGCTACTTTCGATTGGGGTGGAGAAGTTCAAAATATTTATACTGGAATAGATAAATTAACTGATGACACAGATCATACAAGCCGTATGTCCAGCTATAACAAGCACAAACAGTTAGGACTTAATTCATATCTGGAAAAAGATTTTACAGAAAATTTGAATCTGATTGCAGGAATTGAAGGACGATATTGGATGGCAGATCATTATAAAGAAGGATCAGATTTTCTGTATTATGACCCGACAGATCCGGATTCTGTTTCCAGTTTGGGTAATTACATGCGAGATTACGACTATTCATCTGTTGTTTTAAACACTTCAGGTTTTGCCAGAACAAAGCTCAAAATTCCTTTTGATTCGGGTATTCAAAGTATGAATTTGATGTTAGATGGTCAATATGCAGTTTATTATTCGGAAGTTGATGAAAACTTGATTCGCTATTACGATCCCATTGCCGGTGAATATCTGGATGAAGGATATTACAAAACAAAGGATATTCAGGTTTCTGAATGGGTTTATGAACCCGGCGGCGATTCTACTCAAGTTTGGGTAAATAAATTCGATAAAGATGATTATAATCGCACTTTTAAATTTTTCTCTCCTAAGTTTGGATTAAATGTAAATTTAAACAAAAATTGGAATGTTTTAACTAATTACTCAATTGTATACAAAGAACCTCGTGTGAGTGATTGGTATGATCGAGACGAAGGTCCTGGCATGAACCAGGCAGATGAGTTTGGCAATATCATCTATGAATTGAAGCCGGAAAAATGTGCCACAATAGAAGGTGGGTTAGGTTTTAAAAGTGACTCATTTAGATTTGATGCAACTTATTATCATGCATATTACACAGATAAGATTGAAAGTGCAACAATAGGTCAGGGTGAGCAAACAAATAGTGCAACTTTGAATGTGGGAGAAGCGACTCACCAAGGTTTAGAACTTGCTTTAAAAGGTGAGATCGGAAACTGGGATTATAATTCTTCAGCTACATTTTCCAAAAATAGATGGGGAAAACTGAATGATAAGTATCAGGAAATCTTTTATGAAAATGCAGATGATGTGGAAGGAAAAGTTGTACCATTTTCTCCTGAAAGAATGGCTGCTGGCGGAATTGGCTACACCTTCCATGAAATGCCTTTGGTTGGAAAACTGCGAATAGGATTAAATTCTAAATGGACTGATGAATATTATACCACTTATGATAATGTTTATTGTAAACAACTCTATTACTATGATGACAACGGTGATTTCGTTTCCATTGGTGAACATACTTTTGTAGAAAATCCTGATGGTGATGGTGCTTATAATTACAATCCTGATACAGAAGAGTATTTTTACGTTCAAAGTGGAGGAGAATATGATAGAGAATGGATTTTAAGAAGTTCTAAACTACCTGCTTTCTTTGAACTTAATGGCTCTATCAGCTATGACTTTTTTATTGGAGACAATAGTGCTTCAATTAAACTTAATGTAAATAATATCACGAACAAAGATGATAATTACTCAAAAGCATATATTGGCAGGGCTTATGGAATGACAATCATTCAGGAAGATGGAAGTGATGATGACGTTGTTTTTGGTGAAGGAGCTTCCAGTGGCAACAGTGAAGGTGGCGGCTATTATCCTTATCTTAGTCCATCTCCATTGTTAAATATTTTTCTTACGATTGAATACAGATTCTAA
- a CDS encoding DEAD/DEAH box helicase — MAKLFGKEFHIHSNSWFFKSSVIKLQFRELNYRKYLDEEENVVFKFEPIPRKKNIFTAKMEIVYDKKKRKIASHYCSECGDDECKHFLSVINYAYNYLNTDMLEKEVVQTYHTKLMEYNEYWQRIVLNAKIEIGDIYNQSTDKIRFYLKSYGDLKIRIISILAANQEIKAEDQQAVPLAEKQMKALSDIEIELLKTLQKNKCSFSRKGKFFSIYKTKFVKFFPILRNLQSKVFIKETGDKLEFSDEEFRINFQINKLEKDKYLLKTSNAEHISAVYVGKTTFVLKKNIVYNISLPFSQTVTQQIFTTGYNLKEADLVYLSSVVARQLGLMKCYLDFEEGIELPEVYNNTPVITFLLHKEDEKIIMKGMLKYDDDVFVPMSVIRYPVELVRYDQDDNPSWFYIPPQSKYEIMEFVQKFPQSQTNKLADESKLIFEGKENIAELKKVIFEHSDPSWNVQLSDDLKKEFVYKVTLKPVIRTRSKGKINWFEYDVEYNYKDISFSHDELKKFFKTKEKFLRLEDGRLLYFENKEAFNTIEEVLKKSDKLPDEGYKLSIYNLPYVYQLNTVNNGIRVIGNEYLDGMFDAILARKMKERNPLPHLLNSVMRSYQKSGFHWLKMLENYEFNGILADDMGLGKTVQAISVLSSLNSNFKAIVICPKTLLFNWAAEIEKFNKSLTYVLYEGNLKERKQILENLNVNILFASYSIIQNDIKELAKIEFDYVILDEAQHIKNASALRTKAVKKLNGRHKLALSGTPIENNPTELWSIFDFLMPGYLPSLRSFKSKYMNEKQKDAHENLKLLVSPFILRRKKSDVLIELPDKQEQIAYCKLTGIQEKMYLQILDNVKQNFLQPDQDIKSNYMHILAALTRLRQVCDHPALIDKNVKIKDEISGKLDLLKEIVVDAVENGKKLLIFSQFVQMMQVIKQMLIKEKITFEYMDGSTKNRQQVIDNFNNNNNIRSFLISLKTGGYGLNLTAADTVIIVDPWWNPMGENQAIDRAHRIGQTKKVMVYKIITKGTIEEKILALQQTKREMFEYIIDGGQSVLKGMTTEELQKLLEY, encoded by the coding sequence ATGGCAAAACTTTTTGGGAAAGAATTTCATATACATTCCAATTCCTGGTTTTTCAAAAGCAGCGTCATCAAGTTGCAGTTTCGCGAATTGAATTATCGCAAATATCTGGATGAAGAAGAAAATGTAGTATTCAAATTTGAACCCATTCCAAGAAAGAAGAATATTTTCACAGCAAAAATGGAAATAGTTTACGATAAGAAAAAACGTAAGATCGCTTCTCATTATTGTTCTGAATGCGGTGATGATGAGTGCAAACATTTTCTTTCTGTTATTAATTATGCTTACAATTATTTGAATACCGACATGCTGGAAAAGGAAGTTGTTCAGACCTATCACACCAAGTTGATGGAATATAACGAATATTGGCAGCGCATCGTTTTGAATGCAAAAATCGAGATTGGAGATATCTACAATCAAAGTACAGACAAAATTAGATTTTACCTGAAAAGTTATGGAGATCTGAAAATTCGAATCATTTCGATTCTGGCTGCCAATCAAGAGATAAAAGCAGAAGATCAGCAAGCAGTCCCTCTGGCAGAAAAACAAATGAAAGCACTTTCCGACATCGAAATTGAACTACTTAAAACTCTTCAAAAAAATAAATGTTCATTCAGTAGAAAGGGAAAGTTCTTTTCTATTTATAAAACCAAATTTGTAAAATTTTTCCCAATTCTCAGAAATCTACAATCCAAAGTTTTCATCAAAGAAACAGGTGATAAACTGGAATTTTCCGATGAAGAATTCCGCATCAATTTTCAGATAAATAAATTAGAAAAAGATAAATACCTCTTAAAAACTTCCAACGCTGAACACATTTCTGCGGTATATGTAGGAAAAACAACTTTCGTTCTGAAAAAAAATATCGTTTATAATATCAGTCTGCCATTTTCCCAAACCGTAACACAACAAATCTTTACTACCGGATACAACCTCAAAGAAGCAGATCTGGTCTATCTTTCTTCAGTTGTAGCCAGGCAGTTGGGATTGATGAAATGTTACCTGGATTTTGAAGAAGGAATTGAACTGCCGGAAGTTTATAACAATACTCCTGTTATTACTTTTCTGCTGCACAAAGAAGATGAAAAGATCATCATGAAAGGAATGCTGAAATATGATGATGATGTATTTGTTCCAATGTCGGTAATCCGCTATCCTGTGGAGTTGGTAAGATACGATCAGGATGATAATCCCAGCTGGTTCTACATTCCCCCGCAATCCAAATACGAGATCATGGAATTTGTTCAGAAATTCCCGCAATCTCAAACCAATAAACTGGCAGATGAATCGAAGCTGATCTTTGAAGGAAAGGAAAATATCGCCGAACTGAAAAAAGTAATTTTTGAGCATTCCGATCCTTCCTGGAATGTTCAGCTTTCTGACGACCTGAAAAAGGAATTTGTTTATAAGGTTACTCTCAAACCGGTTATCAGAACCCGAAGTAAAGGTAAGATAAACTGGTTTGAATACGATGTGGAATACAATTACAAAGATATCAGTTTTTCGCATGATGAACTGAAGAAATTCTTCAAAACCAAAGAAAAATTCCTGCGTTTGGAAGATGGCCGTCTTTTATATTTTGAAAATAAAGAAGCCTTCAATACGATTGAAGAAGTCTTGAAAAAAAGCGACAAACTTCCTGATGAAGGCTATAAACTTTCAATTTATAATTTGCCGTATGTTTATCAACTAAATACAGTTAACAACGGTATTCGTGTAATTGGAAATGAATATCTGGATGGCATGTTCGATGCTATACTGGCACGAAAAATGAAAGAGAGAAATCCACTTCCTCATCTTTTAAATTCTGTAATGAGAAGTTATCAGAAATCGGGATTTCACTGGTTGAAGATGTTGGAAAATTATGAATTCAACGGCATTTTGGCAGATGACATGGGATTGGGAAAAACCGTGCAGGCAATTTCTGTTCTTTCCAGTTTGAATTCAAATTTTAAAGCAATAGTGATCTGTCCTAAAACTCTGCTTTTTAACTGGGCAGCCGAGATCGAAAAATTTAATAAAAGCCTTACTTATGTTTTATATGAAGGTAATCTGAAAGAGCGAAAACAAATATTGGAAAATTTGAATGTGAACATCCTTTTTGCTTCTTATTCCATTATTCAAAACGACATCAAAGAGCTTGCCAAAATAGAATTTGATTACGTTATTCTGGATGAAGCGCAACACATTAAAAATGCTTCTGCGTTGCGAACCAAAGCGGTAAAGAAGCTGAACGGACGTCATAAGCTGGCACTTTCTGGTACACCGATCGAAAATAATCCAACTGAACTCTGGTCGATCTTCGATTTTTTGATGCCGGGCTATCTGCCTTCACTGCGGAGCTTTAAAAGCAAATACATGAACGAAAAGCAGAAAGATGCTCACGAAAATTTGAAACTGCTGGTTTCTCCCTTTATTTTGCGCCGTAAGAAAAGTGATGTTCTCATTGAACTTCCTGACAAACAAGAACAGATAGCGTATTGTAAACTTACAGGAATTCAGGAAAAAATGTATCTGCAGATTCTGGATAATGTGAAGCAGAATTTCCTGCAACCGGATCAGGATATAAAATCAAATTATATGCATATTTTAGCTGCTCTTACACGACTACGTCAAGTTTGTGATCATCCCGCTTTGATCGACAAAAACGTAAAGATCAAAGATGAGATTTCCGGCAAGTTGGATTTGTTGAAAGAAATTGTGGTCGATGCTGTGGAAAATGGTAAAAAACTATTAATTTTCAGTCAATTCGTGCAGATGATGCAGGTGATAAAACAGATGCTGATAAAAGAAAAGATCACTTTTGAATATATGGATGGTTCCACCAAAAATCGCCAGCAGGTGATAGATAATTTCAATAATAATAATAACATTCGTTCTTTTTTGATCAGTTTAAAAACTGGTGGTTATGGTTTGAATTTAACAGCTGCCGATACAGTAATCATTGTCGATCCGTGGTGGAATCCGATGGGAGAAAATCAGGCGATAGATCGTGCCCATCGCATCGGGCAAACTAAAAAAGTGATGGTTTATAAAATAATCACAAAAGGGACCATTGAAGAAAAAATATTGGCATTGCAGCAAACAAAACGCGAAATGTTTGAATACATTATCGACGGTGGACAGAGCGTTCTGAAAGGTATGACTACCGAAGAATTGCAGAAACTGTTGGAGTATTGA